GTTAACAATCTAAGTCTAAGTGGTCAGCACGTACAAGGAAAATATGATCATGAGCCATTTCATGGGAGCAAATATACTGATCCTCCATGGCACTTCTAATCATATTTTTTTATCAGGGATATCCGGTTGATCACTTCATGCAAGATGTTTTCATGTGCCAGTGTACCCCAGGTTAAATTCCGTTTCTCCGAAAGTCTCGATTCGCAAAACAATTGCGCAATAGATGGCGGTGCTATTTGAATTAATTCAATAGCTTGAATGGCTAAAGCCATTTTTTCTACCATGATCCGTGCGTTGAATTCATATGCTGCCGGGTTGGTCATTAACTGTTGTAAATCCGCCAGGTGAAGGTCTAAAGTAGGATCGAGGCCCTTTGCTTTCCGGAAGTAGTTCATGAGTGCTTCCTTACTCGCAGGCTCTTTATGCATGGCACGCAAAACATCCAGCGCCTGAATATTGCCTGAGCCCTCCCAGATGGCATTGACAGGAACATCCCGGTATAATCTTGGCATAATCGACTCTTCCACGTAGCCATTTCCACCAATACATTCCAATGCTTCTCCTAATACCAGTACCGCTCTTTTTGTGTTCCAGAATTTTCCAATGGCTGTGGCAATCCGTGTAAAATGCATGGCTTCTTCATCAAAGATGGCATCATCAAAACCTTTTGCCAGGCGCATCGCTAATGTGGTAGCAGCTTCAGATTCCAGGCACAGATCTGCCAGCACATTTTTCATTAAAGGCTGGTCTATCAGTTTTTTTCCGAAAACGCTTCTGTAGTTGCAGTGATGGATGACTTCTGTTAATGCTCTTTGCATGGTGGCAGCCGAACCGATAGCACAATCCAGCCGGGTATGACGTACCATTTCCATGATGTTGGCTACACCGCGGCCTTCATCTCCAATTATTTTTCCCCATGCTTCATGAAATTCAACTTCGCCTGATGCATTTGATTTGTTGCCCAGTTTATCTTTTAATCTTTGGAAATAGAGTTTGTTTTTTTCTCCTTCCAGGGTGAACCTGGGTACCAGGAAGCAGCTCAGCCCTTTATCTGTTTGCGCCAGGATCAGGAATGCGTCACTCATGGGCGCACTGCAAAACCATTTTCTCCCGGTAATTTTATAAATTCCATGACCCATGGGTTTGGCGAAAGTGAGATTGGCACGCACATCGCTGCCACCTTGCGGTTCGGTCATGGCCATACCAAACGTAACGCCTTTTTTATCAAAGTAAGGAATGTGCCGTGCATCATATTCATTTGAAAGTACCAGTGGCAGCCATTCTTCGGCTATGTCTGCTACTATTTTCAGGGAAGGCACAACAGCGAAGGTCATGGTCAACGGGCAACTGCTGCCTTCATCTATTTGCTGTTTCAGATACGCCAGTACACTATGCGCCAGGTAAGCGCCGCTCCTATTGGAGGTCCAGGCAATGGAATGGACCTGGTGCCTGATGGAAACTTCCATCATCTCGTGATAAGCCGGATGAAATTCCACTACATCCAAACGGTTGCCAAAACGGTCGTGGGTTTTCAGTACCGGTAAATTTTTATTGGCCAGGTTACCCGCTTCCTGCATAGGGTGGCTTCCCATGATCTTTCCAAAAGCTGTGGCCTGCTCATTTATCCAGCTGCCACCATAGGCATTTACCGCATCTTGAAGCACTTCATGGGTGGTAAATGAATTATAATCTTCAATAACGGGAACCTGGTTGATGGACTTCTGAAAATCAAAACCGGAAGAAAGCATAAGGGGCGATTTTTGATACTCCAATCAAAATTATTCCATGATGTTATTCCACAACCGCCGCTCTGTTATACCGGTTCCTGTAATCAATCGGTGACAGACCGGTTATCTTTTTAAAAACGGATCTGAAAGATTTGGTGTCAGAATAACCTACATCATACATCACTTCATTTACGTTTTTGCTGCTGGTTTCAAAGTGTTTTTTTGCGGCCTCAATTTTTACTCTTTGTATATATTCAACAGGGGTGTTGTTGGTTGCTTTTTTAAAACGTCTTTCGAAGTGACGTTTTCCGATGGCGTATTTCAGCGCCAGGTCTTCAACGGATATTTTATCGGCTACATTATGTTCAATAAATTCCTGT
The Chitinophaga sp. MM2321 DNA segment above includes these coding regions:
- a CDS encoding acyl-CoA dehydrogenase family protein; this translates as MLSSGFDFQKSINQVPVIEDYNSFTTHEVLQDAVNAYGGSWINEQATAFGKIMGSHPMQEAGNLANKNLPVLKTHDRFGNRLDVVEFHPAYHEMMEVSIRHQVHSIAWTSNRSGAYLAHSVLAYLKQQIDEGSSCPLTMTFAVVPSLKIVADIAEEWLPLVLSNEYDARHIPYFDKKGVTFGMAMTEPQGGSDVRANLTFAKPMGHGIYKITGRKWFCSAPMSDAFLILAQTDKGLSCFLVPRFTLEGEKNKLYFQRLKDKLGNKSNASGEVEFHEAWGKIIGDEGRGVANIMEMVRHTRLDCAIGSAATMQRALTEVIHHCNYRSVFGKKLIDQPLMKNVLADLCLESEAATTLAMRLAKGFDDAIFDEEAMHFTRIATAIGKFWNTKRAVLVLGEALECIGGNGYVEESIMPRLYRDVPVNAIWEGSGNIQALDVLRAMHKEPASKEALMNYFRKAKGLDPTLDLHLADLQQLMTNPAAYEFNARIMVEKMALAIQAIELIQIAPPSIAQLFCESRLSEKRNLTWGTLAHENILHEVINRISLIKKYD